In one window of Dromaius novaehollandiae isolate bDroNov1 chromosome W, bDroNov1.hap1, whole genome shotgun sequence DNA:
- the LOC112987109 gene encoding beta-hexosaminidase subunit beta, giving the protein MGRAMGLAGLLVGLFLVSAVLVGTSLRHGVPRAEPELDLAEWDPASGAFPEDSPWPLPQSLRTFPRQLQLAPDRFQIVHGAGSSAGPACQLLQDAFRRYYEYMFGYSRWRQRGRKGLAAKPELAQLQVVIASPEPGCDGYPQLASSEAYHLTITEPVAVLKADEVWGALRGLETFSQLVHEDDYGSFLVNASEIYDFPRFAHRGILLDTSRHYLPLKSILTNLDAMSFNKFNVLHWHIVDDQSFPYQSIYFPELSNKGAYSYNHIYTPTDVHLVIEYARLRGIRVIPEFDTPGHTQSWGQGQKDLLTPCYSGKQPSGSFGPVNPILNTTYDFMTKFFEEISSVFPDDYIHLGGDEVSFDCWQSNPKVNEFMKKQGFGIDYAKLESYYIQKILDIVSSYNKGYMIWQEVFDNKAQLKPDTVIEVWMANNYVQELSRVTGAGFTAILAAPWYLDYISYGQDWKKYYSVEPLNFPGSEKQKKLVIGGEACLWGEFVDATNLTPRLWPRASAVGERLWSSRNVTDLKDAYKRLSNHRCRMLSRGIAAEPVFVGYCAHEARGR; this is encoded by the exons ATGGGCAGAGCCATGGGGCTAGCTGGGCTCCTCGTGGGGCTGTTCCTCGTCTCCGCCGTGCTCGTGGGCACCAGCCTTCGCCATGGCGTCCCGCGCGCCGAGCCCGAGCTGGACCTGGCCGAGTGGGACCCGGCCTCGGGCGCCTTCCCCGAGGACTCGCCGTGGCCGCTGCCGCAGTCGCTCCGCACGTTCCCCCGCCAGCTCCAGCTGGCCCCGGACCGGTTCCAGATAGTGCACGGGGCCGGCTCCTCGGCGGGGccggcctgccagctcctgcaggacgCCTTCCGCAG GTATTACGAGTACATGTTCGGGTACTCCCGGTGGCGACAGCGCGGTCGGAAAGGGCTCGCTGCCAAGCCGGAGTTAGCGCAGCTGCAGGTGGTGATCGCGtccccggagcccggctgcgACGGCTACCCGCAGCTGGCGTCCAGCGAGGCCT atcatTTAACCATAACTGAGCCTGTGGCTGTACTGAAAGCAGATGAGGTTTGGGGTGCTTTAAGAG gTTTGGAAACCTTCAGCCAGTTGGTTCATGAAGATGATTATGGAAGT TTTCTTGTCAATGCATCTGAAATCTACGACTTCCCAAGATTTGCTCATAGAGGAATTTTGCTTGATACTTCAAGGCATTATTTACCATTGAAATCTATTCTTACAAACCTG GATGCAATGTCTTTTAATAAGTTCAATGTTCTCCACTGGCATATAGTAGATGATCAGTCGTTCCCTTACCAGAGTATTTATTTCCCTGAGTTGAGTAACAAG GGAGCATACTCCTATAACCACATCTATACTCCTACTGACGTCCATCTGGTGATTGAGTATGCCCGGTTAAGAGGCATTAGAGTTATCCCAGAGTTTGATACCCCAGGACACACACAGTCTTGGGGACAAG GTCAAAAAGATCTCCTCACCCCTTGTTACAGTGGAAAGCAGCCAAGTGGGTCCTTTGGACCTGTAAATCCCATTTTGAATACAACTTATGACTTCATGACTAAATTCTTCGAAGAAATCAGCAGCGTATTTCCTGATGACTACATTCACCTGGGAGGAGATGAAGTGAGCTTCGATTGTTG gcAATCTAACCCTAAAGTGAACGAGTTCATGAAGAAGCAAGGATTTGGCATTGACTATGCTAAACTGGAATCTTACTATATTCAGAA GATTTTGGACATTGTTTCCTCCTATAACAAGGGATACATGATCTGGCAAGAAGTGTTTGATAATAAAGCACAG CTAAAACCGGACACTGTAATTGAGGTGTGGATGGCAAACAACTATGTTCAAGAACTGAGCAGAGTCACAGGAGCAGGCTTCACTGCTATCCTTGCAGCTCCCTGGTACTTAGACTACATAAGTTATGGGCAGGACTGGAAGAAATACTACAGTGTTGAACCACTTAACTTCCCTG gatctgaaaagcagaaaaagcttgTAATAGGTGGAGAAGCCTGCCTGTGGGGGGAATTTGTGGATGCAACCAACCTCACACCAAGATTATG GCCTCGTGCAAGTGCTGTAGGGGAAAGACTCTGGAGCAGCAGGAATGTGACTGACTTAAAGGATGCTTATAAAAGGCTATCTAATCATCGATGCCGCATGCTCAG CCGTGGAATAGCAGCTGAACCTGTGTTTGTCGGATACTGTGCTCATGAAGCAAGAGGGCGGTAA
- the LOC112987108 gene encoding ribosome-releasing factor 2, mitochondrial isoform X1 — MGATMLSIRRNFSVHVLKSSSLCSECMHFWKQNMRVTGSLTQWSCSQRNHSSLPGDVKSLRSIINPHISRIRNIGIMAHIDAGKTTTTERMLYYSGYIRSLGDVDDGDTVTDFMVQERERGITIQSAAVTFDWKDYRINLIDTPGHVDFTVEVERCLRVLDGAVAVFDASAGVEAQTLTVWRQADKHQIPRICFLNKMDKNGASFTYAVESIKQKLKTKPLLLQLPIGEAKTFRGLVDVVTKERIIWKSTSALDDGKIFEQKPLLEADDPSLFQEVQDARNTLIEQVADLDDEFAELVLGEYSENFDLLPADKLQSAIRRVTLAQKAVPVLCGSALKNKGVQPLLDAITAYLPAPNERSYEFLKWYNDDLCALAFKVLHDKCRGPLVFIRIYSGSVKPQSAVYNINRSCTERMSRLLLPFADQQIEIPSLMAGNIALTVGLKQSATGDTIVSSKTSAVAAARRAGRDAGGERRRTSEVESLLLAGVEVPEPVFFCTIEPPSMAKQQDLDNALNCLQREDPSLKVKLDPDTGQTILCGMGELHIEIIHDRIKREYGIETYLGPLQIAYRETILNAAQAADTLDKTVGDKRHFVTAELEVRPRSGESATTTPVIEYAENVIELLPKELQGAIENGIANSCIQGPLLGFPVQDIEVTVQSLTVHPDTSHTMISACVSRCMQKALKKASIQILEPLMNLEITVSEDHLSAALADLAQRRGSIQEIQSRQDNRVVVAAVPLAETMGYSTVLRSLTSGSATFTLELASYQALNSHEQSALLQRRGLV, encoded by the exons TGTATGCATTTCTGGAAGCAAAATATGAGAGTCACAGGAAGTCTGACACAATGGAGCTGTAGTCAGAGAAACCACAGTTCCCTACCAG gagatGTTAAGTCTCTACGTTCTATCATTAACCCTCATATATCCAG AATCCGTAACATTGGCATCATGGCGCACATTGATGCAGGGAAAACTACAACAACAGAGAGAATGCTGTATTATTCTGGATACATAAGATCACTTGGAG ATGTTGATGATGGGGATACAGTGACAGATTTCATGGTACAAGAGCGGGAACGTGGTATTACCATTCAGTCTGCTGCTGTTACTTTTGACTGGAAAGACTATAGAATCAATCTGATTGACACCCCAG GTCATGTCGACTTTACAGTGGAAGTTGAGCGTTGCTTGAGAGTCCTGGATGGAGCAGTAGCTGTGTTTGATGCTTCAGCTGGTGTTGAG gcCCAAACTCTGACGGTGTGGAGACAAGCAGACAAGCATCAGATACCGcgaatttgctttttaaacaagatGGACAAAAATGGGGCAAG TTTTACATACGCTGTTGAGAGCATCAAACAAAAGTTGAAGACAAAACCTCTGCTTTTACAG TTGCCCATAGGGGAAGCAAAGACCTTCAGAGGACTGGTTGATGTTGTGACTAAGGAACGAATTATCTGGAAATCTACTTCTGCTTTGGATGATGGAAAAATTTTTGAGCAAAAGCCACTGCTGGAAGCTGATGATCCCAGCTTGTTCCAAGAAGTCCAGGATGCCAGAAATACCTTAATAGAACAA GTTGCAGATCTGGATGATGAGTTTGCTGAACTGGTTCTAGGAGAATATAGTGAAAATTTTGACTTACTACCAGCTGATAAG tTACAGTCTGCTATACGTAGAGTCACGCTAGCTCAGAAAGCAGTGCCTGTTCTCTGTGGCAGTGCGTTGAAGAATAAAGGAGTGCAGCCATTACTGGATGCTATTACTGCGTACCTGCCTGCACCTAATGAGCGTTCATATGAGTTTCT aaagtgGTACAATGATGACCTGTGTGCCCTAGCATTTAAAGTTCTCCATGATAAATGTCGTGGGCCACTAGTTTTCATTCGCATTTATTCAGGTTCAGTGAAACCTCAGTCAGCTGTATATAATATTAACAGAAGTTGCAC GGAGAGAATGAGCCGGCTGCTCCTGCCTTTTGCTGATCAGCAAATTGAAATACCATCACTAATGGCTGGCAACATTGCCCTTACTGTTGGGTTAAAACAG AGTGCCACTGGAGATACCATAGTGTCATCCAAGACCTCAGCTGTAGCAGCAGCGCGCCGAGCTGGAAGGGATGCTGGTGGAGAGCGGAGGCGTACCAGTGAAGTAGAGAGCCTTCTGCTGGCAGGCGTTGAAGTCCCTGAGCCAGTCTTTTTTTGTACAATTGAACCACCTTCAATGGCCAAACAACAAG ACTTGGATAATGCACTGAACTGCCTTCAACGTGAAGATCCAAGTTTAAAGGTGAAGCTAGATCCTGACACAGGACAA ACTATTCTGTGTGGCATGGGAGAACTACACATAGAGATTATTCATGACCGAATCAAACGTGAATATGGAATTGAGACTTATTTAGGACCTCTTCAAATAGCATACAGAGAAACCATCCTAAATGCTGCCCAAGCTGCAG atacaTTGGACAAAACAGTAGGAGATAAACGGCACTTTGTAACTGCAGAGCTAGAGGTGAGGCCGAGGTCGGGGGAGAGCGCAACAACAACACCAGTCATAGAGTATGCTGAAAATGTCATTGAGCTGCTTCCCAAAGAACTTCAAGGAGCAATAGAAAATGGAATCGCTAATTCATGCATTCAAG gACCTTTGCTGGGATTCCCAGTTCAGGATATAGAAGTGACGGTGCAATCACTGACGGTGCATCCTGACACCTCCCATACGATGATATCAGCCTGTGTTTCCCGTTGCATGCAAAAG GCTTTGAAAAAAGCCAGCATACAAATACTGGAGCCCCTGATGAACCTAGAAATCACAGTGAGTGAAGATCATCTCAGTGCAGCACTTGCTGACCTGGCACAGCGGAGAGGCAGTATTCAGGAAATCCAGAGTCGACAAGATAACAGAGTTGTAGTTGCTGCTGTTCCTCTAGCAGAAACAATG GGCTACTCAACAGTTCTGCGTTCTCTAACATCTGGCTCAGCAACCTTCACTTTGGAGCTAGCTAGTTATCAAGCCCTGAACAGTCATGAGCAAAGCGCACTTCTTCAGAGGAGGGGATTGGTATGA
- the LOC112987108 gene encoding ribosome-releasing factor 2, mitochondrial isoform X2, which translates to MGATMLSIRRNFSVHVLKSSSLCSECMHFWKQNMRVTGSLTQWSCSQRNHSSLPGDVKSLRSIINPHISRIRNIGIMAHIDAGKTTTTERMLYYSGYIRSLGDVDDGDTVTDFMVQERERGITIQSAAVTFDWKDYRINLIDTPGHVDFTVEVERCLRVLDGAVAVFDASAGVEAQTLTVWRQADKHQIPRICFLNKMDKNGASFTYAVESIKQKLKTKPLLLQLPIGEAKTFRGLVDVVTKERIIWKSTSALDDGKIFEQKPLLEADDPSLFQEVQDARNTLIEQVADLDDEFAELVLGEYSENFDLLPADKLQSAIRRVTLAQKAVPVLCGSALKNKGVQPLLDAITAYLPAPNERSYEFLERMSRLLLPFADQQIEIPSLMAGNIALTVGLKQSATGDTIVSSKTSAVAAARRAGRDAGGERRRTSEVESLLLAGVEVPEPVFFCTIEPPSMAKQQDLDNALNCLQREDPSLKVKLDPDTGQTILCGMGELHIEIIHDRIKREYGIETYLGPLQIAYRETILNAAQAADTLDKTVGDKRHFVTAELEVRPRSGESATTTPVIEYAENVIELLPKELQGAIENGIANSCIQGPLLGFPVQDIEVTVQSLTVHPDTSHTMISACVSRCMQKALKKASIQILEPLMNLEITVSEDHLSAALADLAQRRGSIQEIQSRQDNRVVVAAVPLAETMGYSTVLRSLTSGSATFTLELASYQALNSHEQSALLQRRGLV; encoded by the exons TGTATGCATTTCTGGAAGCAAAATATGAGAGTCACAGGAAGTCTGACACAATGGAGCTGTAGTCAGAGAAACCACAGTTCCCTACCAG gagatGTTAAGTCTCTACGTTCTATCATTAACCCTCATATATCCAG AATCCGTAACATTGGCATCATGGCGCACATTGATGCAGGGAAAACTACAACAACAGAGAGAATGCTGTATTATTCTGGATACATAAGATCACTTGGAG ATGTTGATGATGGGGATACAGTGACAGATTTCATGGTACAAGAGCGGGAACGTGGTATTACCATTCAGTCTGCTGCTGTTACTTTTGACTGGAAAGACTATAGAATCAATCTGATTGACACCCCAG GTCATGTCGACTTTACAGTGGAAGTTGAGCGTTGCTTGAGAGTCCTGGATGGAGCAGTAGCTGTGTTTGATGCTTCAGCTGGTGTTGAG gcCCAAACTCTGACGGTGTGGAGACAAGCAGACAAGCATCAGATACCGcgaatttgctttttaaacaagatGGACAAAAATGGGGCAAG TTTTACATACGCTGTTGAGAGCATCAAACAAAAGTTGAAGACAAAACCTCTGCTTTTACAG TTGCCCATAGGGGAAGCAAAGACCTTCAGAGGACTGGTTGATGTTGTGACTAAGGAACGAATTATCTGGAAATCTACTTCTGCTTTGGATGATGGAAAAATTTTTGAGCAAAAGCCACTGCTGGAAGCTGATGATCCCAGCTTGTTCCAAGAAGTCCAGGATGCCAGAAATACCTTAATAGAACAA GTTGCAGATCTGGATGATGAGTTTGCTGAACTGGTTCTAGGAGAATATAGTGAAAATTTTGACTTACTACCAGCTGATAAG tTACAGTCTGCTATACGTAGAGTCACGCTAGCTCAGAAAGCAGTGCCTGTTCTCTGTGGCAGTGCGTTGAAGAATAAAGGAGTGCAGCCATTACTGGATGCTATTACTGCGTACCTGCCTGCACCTAATGAGCGTTCATATGAGTTTCT GGAGAGAATGAGCCGGCTGCTCCTGCCTTTTGCTGATCAGCAAATTGAAATACCATCACTAATGGCTGGCAACATTGCCCTTACTGTTGGGTTAAAACAG AGTGCCACTGGAGATACCATAGTGTCATCCAAGACCTCAGCTGTAGCAGCAGCGCGCCGAGCTGGAAGGGATGCTGGTGGAGAGCGGAGGCGTACCAGTGAAGTAGAGAGCCTTCTGCTGGCAGGCGTTGAAGTCCCTGAGCCAGTCTTTTTTTGTACAATTGAACCACCTTCAATGGCCAAACAACAAG ACTTGGATAATGCACTGAACTGCCTTCAACGTGAAGATCCAAGTTTAAAGGTGAAGCTAGATCCTGACACAGGACAA ACTATTCTGTGTGGCATGGGAGAACTACACATAGAGATTATTCATGACCGAATCAAACGTGAATATGGAATTGAGACTTATTTAGGACCTCTTCAAATAGCATACAGAGAAACCATCCTAAATGCTGCCCAAGCTGCAG atacaTTGGACAAAACAGTAGGAGATAAACGGCACTTTGTAACTGCAGAGCTAGAGGTGAGGCCGAGGTCGGGGGAGAGCGCAACAACAACACCAGTCATAGAGTATGCTGAAAATGTCATTGAGCTGCTTCCCAAAGAACTTCAAGGAGCAATAGAAAATGGAATCGCTAATTCATGCATTCAAG gACCTTTGCTGGGATTCCCAGTTCAGGATATAGAAGTGACGGTGCAATCACTGACGGTGCATCCTGACACCTCCCATACGATGATATCAGCCTGTGTTTCCCGTTGCATGCAAAAG GCTTTGAAAAAAGCCAGCATACAAATACTGGAGCCCCTGATGAACCTAGAAATCACAGTGAGTGAAGATCATCTCAGTGCAGCACTTGCTGACCTGGCACAGCGGAGAGGCAGTATTCAGGAAATCCAGAGTCGACAAGATAACAGAGTTGTAGTTGCTGCTGTTCCTCTAGCAGAAACAATG GGCTACTCAACAGTTCTGCGTTCTCTAACATCTGGCTCAGCAACCTTCACTTTGGAGCTAGCTAGTTATCAAGCCCTGAACAGTCATGAGCAAAGCGCACTTCTTCAGAGGAGGGGATTGGTATGA